One part of the Rutidosis leptorrhynchoides isolate AG116_Rl617_1_P2 chromosome 1, CSIRO_AGI_Rlap_v1, whole genome shotgun sequence genome encodes these proteins:
- the LOC139842216 gene encoding uncharacterized protein — protein MSPKKFTQADVRRWITEGFTEVVAELRNGTNNTTNTAHQQNQANQDTTHVPNQNNNQDTTPTTQDTDNQQNNTVNTNTVSINNVNTNTTPAGCTYKTFLSCETHSFNGTEGPVGLTRWFEKLEFVFRISGCRDADRTKFASCKLSDGTLTWWNTYPKSVGMDQAFETSWEDLKQPMIEEYCPYNETVKMEWELQNLKLVGTDLTRYNKRFFKLALMCPNMVTPECRKITLYVKGLIENIQGGATTSKPRTVQEAVEMAHELMDQIEERGKAPAAIETKTYDNKRKWNNRNNNFGKNYNQQPYKKQDTAKGNTATPNTNSDYKGRFPLCAKCNRHHPSDCIKKCDKCKKNGHLAAECKAGSNMCYGYGKAGHFKKDCPTTSKSVEPARGRAFNINSSEARDDPKLVTENLYSIELGNGNLMKTDKVYRDCTWILAGTTFRIDMILIKLESFDLVVGMDWLAENRADIVCHQKAICIPVTKDEPLMVYGE, from the exons ATGTCGCCAAAGAAGTTTACCCAAGCTGATGTTCGCCGGTGGATTACCGAAGGTTTTACTGAAGTTGTGGCTGAACTCCGAAACGGAACCAACAACACTACTAACACTGCCCATCAGCAGAATCAGGCTAATCAGGATACTACCCACGTTCCGAACCAGAACAACAACCAGGATACTACCCCAACTACTCAAGACACCGATAACCAGCAGAATAATACCGTCAACACCAACACTGTTAGCATCAACAATGTCAACACCAACACTACTCCAGCAGGATGCACTTATAAGACTTTCTTGAGCTGTGAAACTCATTCGTTCAATGGTACCGAAGGCCCAGTCGGTctgactcgttggttcgagaagcttGAGTTTGTCTTCCGTATCAGTGGTTGTAGAGATGCTGATAGGACAAAGTTTGCATCTTGTAAGCTGTCAGATGGCACTCTAACTTGGTGGAATACTTATCCTAAGTCTgtaggtatggatcaggcttttgagacTTCATGGGAGGATTTGAAACAACCGATGATCGAAGAGTATTGTCCCTACAATGAAACTGTTAAGATGGAGTGGGAACTCCAGAACTTGAAATTGGTTGGTACTGATCTAACCAGGTACAATAAGAGATTCTTCAAGCTTGCCCTTATGTGTCCGAATATGGTTACTCCCGAATGCCGCAAGATCACTCTGTATGTGAAAGGATTGATTGAGAATATCCAAGGCGGTGCGACTACTTCTAAGCCAAGGACTGTTCAAGAGGCAGTCGAGATGGCGCATGAGTTGATGGATCAAATCGAAGAGCGAGGAAAAGCTCCTGCAGCAATTGAGACCAAGACGTATGATAACAAGAGGAAATGGAACAACAGAAACAATAATTTCGGAAAGAATTACAACCAGCAGCCGTATAAGAAACAAGATACTGCCAAGGGCAACACTGCTACTCCAAATACCAACTCCGATTACAAGGGAAGGTTTCCGTTGTGTGCTAAATGCAATAGGCATCATCCGAGTGATTGTATTAAGAAGTGTGATAAGTGTAAGAAGAATGGACACTTGGCTGCAGAGTGTAAAGCTGGTTCGAATATGTGCTATGGATACGGAAAAGCTGGTCACTTTAAGAAGGATTGCCCGACTACAAGTAAGAGTGTTGAACCTGCTAGAggaagagctttcaacatcaactctAGTGAGGCTCGTGATGATcccaagctagtcacgg aaaacttATACTCTATTGAGCTagggaatggtaatctaatgaAAACTGATAAGGTCTATCGTGATTGTACTTGGATTTTGGCTGGAACAACTTTTAGAATAGATATGATACTGATTAAGCTAGAAAGTTTCGACctcgtggttggaatggactggttagccgaGAATAGAGCTGACATCGTTTGCCACCAGAAGGCGATTTGTATACCTGTTACCAAAGATGAACCTTTGATGGTGTATGGAGAGTGA